From Piscinibacter gummiphilus:
GACACGCGCTGCTTCCTGAGCTACGAGCGCAGCTTCATGCGCCCCGTGTTCAAGGCCTGAGCGCCAGCCCGGCAGCAGCTTGCGGTGCAGGCCTACACGCGCTGTTGGCCGCTTCTGATCGAAGGCCCGCGCGGTGCTGCCCAGAATGCGATCACCCTAGCTCGTAAGGAGACTCGCATGAACGCAAACACCTTGTTGGCCGGTCTTGTGGCGGCTGCTTCCGTCGGCCTCGCTGGCTGCGATGTGCAGAAGACCCAGGAAGGCGATGTGACGCTTCCGAAGTACGAAGTGGCCAAGAAGCAGGACGGCGACGTCACGCTGCCGAAGTACGACGTGACCGCGCCCGACGTGAAGGTCACGCAGAAGGAAACCGAGGTCACCGTGCCCAAGATCAAGACCGAGAAGGAAACGATCACGGTGCCGTCTGTCGATGTGAAGACCGGCCAAGAGAAGGCCGCTGAGCAAGGCAAGTAATCCACCGCACACCGTGCGGCCACCACCGGTCGGCCGCATGGTGTGAGCGTGACGCGTTACTTCTCGATCCGGTTGCGCCCGTTTCGCTTCGCGGCGTAACAGAGCTGGTCAGCCAGCTCCAGCGTGTGCGCGACCGCATCGTCTTTCGCGTGCTGCGCAACACCGGCCGAGAAGGTGATGGTGAGCCCCTCCGGCGGGGGCGATGAAGGCTGAGCCTCCAGCATCGCTTTCAGCCGCTGCAGGCCATTCACGCCGTCGGGTAGGGAGGTGGCGGGCATGAGCACCACGAACTCCTCGCCGCCCCATCGTCCGACGATGTCGGACGCGCGCATGAAGGTTTTCGCCTGCGTCGCAAACCACTTGAGCACTGCATCGCCCGTGGCGTGGCCGTGGGTGTCGTTGATCCGCTTGAAGTTGTCGAGGTCGATCAGTGCCACGCACCAGGGCACTTGCGATCGCTGAGAGCGCAGGCCTTCGGCGTCGAGTGCCTGTTGCAGGAATCGGCGGTTGGGCAGGCCGGTCAGCTCGTCCAGCGTCGCCAGTTGCTCGATGCGCGCGAGGGCCTGCTGAAGGTCCTGCTTCTGGGTCCGGATGCGCTCGCGCATCCGGTTCACTCGCATGGTGTTGATGACGATGCCCACGACGATCAGCACGAGGAAGATGAAAAGCAGCAGATCGTCGGCGGCCTGGTAGCGGACAGGGTCGACCAGGCATTGCCGGACCATCGTCACCGCGAAGACCAGGATGGAGTACGCCGCGCAATAGACGGCAGGGCGGGAGTCGATGCCGAAGATGCCGAACGAGAGGGCCAGCGCCTGCATCAAGGTGACCACCGCGTGCGAGGTGCCGGCCAGCGTGTAGGCCCAGGCCGCGACGGTGCTGGCGAGCAGCATCTGCGGCAAGGTCAGCGAGGGGTCGTGCAACTTCTCGGTGACGCGTGTCTGGATCAGCACGAGCGGAATCGAAAAGCCGATCACCGAGACGATCGTCCAGGCCCAGAGCCCATCGCGGTCGACGGTGCCCAGCCACGCCCCCGTGTGCATGGCGGCCACGCCTGCGAGCAGCAGGGACAGTGCCAGCAGCGCCTGGGCGACTCGGGCGCGTTGGGAATGGGAAGTAGACGTGGGCGTGTTGTCGCCAGCGTCGCCGGGCGGCTCATCGCGCCAGGCGTGGTCGTTTGCCATGGGTACTGCCGGGGTGGACAAACGAAAGCGTCTGACCGTGTATGCCTGAGGGGGCGTTCAGTCTACGTCGCACACCTCTCGCATGGGGGTGTGGTCCTGCGGATTTGTCCTCAAACCGAAGCCTGCCGCCGCGTCCGGAGCGTGGCCCTCAGGACGGCTGGGCCGGCGGAACGACCGCCGGGAACGGACCGGCCTTCGCACCCGCTGCGGCCACACCCGGCTGCGCCGCGCTCGTCGCATCATTGGCCGCCGCACCGAAGCGCAGCGTGACGCCGAAGCCGCGGCCGTCGAGGCCGGTGCCGGTTTCCAGCGCTGCGTCGTGCAGGCTCGCGATGCGCGACACCAGCGACAGGCCGATGCCGCTGCCGCGGCCGGGCGTGCCGGGCACGCGGTAGAAGCGGTCGAAGATGCGGCCGTGCTCTTGCTCGGGCACGCCGGGGCCGTCGTCGCGCACGCTCAGCACGACATGGCGCTGGCCGTGCATCTCCTGCTCGCGGCACACCACTTCCACGCGGGCCCCCGCGCCGGCATAGCGCAGCGCGTTGTCGATCAGGTTGCGCATCAGCACGCCCACCGTGTCGACGTCGACCCGCGCGTGGCAGGGTTCGGCGCGCAACTGCAGGCGCTGGCTGGCGGCCTGTGCGGTGCCGTCGTAGTCGCGCACCACCAGCGAGACGATCTCGTGCAGCGGCACCGGCGGGCGCCCGCCCGGGTGTTCGATGGCATCGAGGCGGGCCAGGTCGAGCAGCTGCTCGGTGAGGCGCGCGGTGCGCTCGATGCCGCTGATGAGCGGCGCGAGCGAGGCGTGGCTTTCTTCGAGCGTGCTGGCCGACTTCACCAGCTGCGCCTGCGCCATCAGCGCCGCCAGCGGCGTGCGCAGTTCGTGCGCTGCATCGGCGAGGAAGCGGCGTTCGCCCTGCAGCGCGGTTTCGAGCCGCAGCAGCTGCGCGTTGAAGGCTTCGACCAGCGGTTTCACCTCGGTGGGCAGGTCGTGCACTTCGAGCGGGGTGAGGTCGAGCGGGCCGCGCTCCTCGATCGCCTGGCGGGCCGCCTGCACCGGCGCGACCGACCAGCAGATGATGGTCCACGTCACGCCCGCGAGCAGTGCCATCAGCAGGAGGATGGTGCCGATGCTGTAGCCCAGCCACAACTTGATGAGGCTCAGCAGCTGCGGCTGCGACTTGCCCACCTGCACCTGCAGGCGGCCGCTCGCGTCGTTGATGGTGTACACGCGCCATTCCACGCCTTTGACCTCCACGCCGTGGAAGGCCTCGGGCTGGTCGAAGCTGAGAGGCGCCCACGGTTCGAGCGGGGAATTGGACGAGCGCAGCACCGAGCGGCCGTCGCGTGTCCACACCTGGAAGCTCAGCAGCTGCGGCTGCACGTGCACCTGCGAAGGCAGCTGGAACGCGGGCTCGCTGGAGCCGCCCGGGTGAAGCGCCGGCATCGACATCAGGATCTGCTGGCCCACGGCCTGCATCGACGCGTCCCAGCGGTTGTTCTGCTGGCTCGACATCAGCATCGCCTGCACCGCGAACCACGCGCCCCAGAAGCCCAGGCTTGCGACCATCAGGCCGATGAGCAGGCGCACGCGCATGGAGCTGGTCTTGAAGATCTTCATGGCGCGGAGTTGAGTTTGTAGCCGTGGCCGTGCACGGTGACGATGAGGTCGTCGCCGAGCTTCTTGCGCAGCTGGTGCACGTAGACGGCAACGGTGTTGCTTTCGATCGAGCTCTCGCCGCCGTAGACGGCTTCTTCGAGCTGCTGGCGGGTGACGATGCGGCCCTGCCGCTCCATCATCGCGAGCAGCGTGCGGTACTCATGCAGGCTCAGGCTCACCGGCTCGTCGTCGCGCGTGACGCTGCGGGTGGCCGGGTCGAGGCGGATGTTGCGGGCGGTCAGCACCGGGGCCACGCGGCCTTGCGCACGGCGCAGCACGGCACGCAGGCGGGCGGCCAGCTCGTCGGGCTGGAACGGCTTGACGAGGTAGTCGTCGGCCCCGGCGTCGAGGCCGGCGATGCGGTCGCTCAACTGATCGCGCGCGGTGAGGATGATCACCGGCGTGGTGTCGTAGCGCTCGCGCACGCCGCGCAGCACGGTCAGGCCCGAGCCACCGGGCAGGTTGAGGTCGAGCAGCACGGCGGAATAGGCATGGTCGGACAGCGCGAGGCGCGCGGCCGGCGTGTCGGGTGCGTGGTCCACCTTGTAGCCGGCGCGGGTGAGCCCCGTGACCAGGGCCTCGGCCAGCATGGCGTCGTCTTCGACCAGGAGGAGTTGCATGACCCGGGAATATGAAGGCTTGTTTAAGCGAGACCGCAGTGTGCCTGGGGTGGCATTAACAACTTTTTAAACCGTGACGTCCAGCATGAGGGGTATCGACACGGGAGATCCACATGAACGCCACGAGCACCACCAGCGAGCTTGCCCCACAAGGGACGTATGCGCCGGTTCATTTCCGCGAATGTTTCATCGACGAACTGGCCCGAGCCGCCTGGCGCGACCCGGTGCAGTACCGGCGCGAGATGCTGCCGGCTGGCTCGAAGCTGCGCACCGTGCTCGACGAGGCCGCCAAGGTCTCGGGCTGGAGCCGGCCGCAGTCGCCCGACATGGCGCACGGCGTGGCCCTGTCGGCTGCACGCGGTGCGGTGGCGGCGCATGTGGCCGAGGTGCGGGTCGACGAGGCCGGCGAATGTCACCTGGAGCGGGTGGTGATCGTGCTCGATGGCCGCCCCGAGGCCGCCGCCGAGCTGGCCCGCGACGGCGTGGCGCCCGCCGTGGCCAACGCGCTCGCGGTGCTCAGGGCACGAGCCATCGACGACGAGGTGCCGGCATGACGACGGCTGCACGCAAGGTGTTCTCGTTCGCCACCATGATGGTGCTGGCCCAGCGCCGGCACGAGGCGCGCATGGCAGGTGAAGCGCCGCCGACCGACCCCGCGCAACGCGAGCGGGCGATGCGGCACACGCTTCAGAAGATGAACGGCACGAAGCGCTTGCTCGTGCGCATGTACCCGGCGTAAGCCTCGCCGAAGTGCGCGAGGCACTCGGCCTCGTCGCGCAGCGCGGTGATGAAGAGCGCGATGCTGGCCACCGCCGTGAGGATCGCCGTCGCCGCGTTGACGTCCTTCAGGAACGCGCCCCAGGCGAGGTAGAGCAGTGCGGCGTACATCGGGTGTCGGATGTAGCGGAAGACGCCGCTCGTGACGAGCGAAGACGTCTTCTCGAACGCGAAGAGCTCGGCGTCGGCGCGCTGCTCGCTCGGCCGGCCGATGCGTTTGAGCATCTGCACCGCATGGATGGCAAGCGTGATCGACGCGGCGAGCAGCGCCCACGAGACGAGCTGGCGCGGCGAGAACGGGTCGACCGTCCACATCGGGAAGTTGAGGATCACCAGGCCCAGCATGCATTCCCACGCGATGAAGCGCCAGAAGCCGTGCGAGCGCGGGTTGCGCAGCGCGTGGCGCGAGACGTAGGTGAAAAACGCGGTGCCTGCGATGAAGAGGATCAGTTCGGTCATGCCAGAAATGCAAAGCGGCCCTCGAGGGGCCGCAGTGTCGCATTGAGCGCCTTGCCCGAATCAGGCTTGGATCGCGCCCCCGCGCAGTGCACTGGCGGTGCCGGAGGCGGAGTACACCCCGGCCGAGCGGTCGCGCGGCATCAGCACGTCCATCGCGCGGTCG
This genomic window contains:
- a CDS encoding GGDEF domain-containing protein; protein product: MANDHAWRDEPPGDAGDNTPTSTSHSQRARVAQALLALSLLLAGVAAMHTGAWLGTVDRDGLWAWTIVSVIGFSIPLVLIQTRVTEKLHDPSLTLPQMLLASTVAAWAYTLAGTSHAVVTLMQALALSFGIFGIDSRPAVYCAAYSILVFAVTMVRQCLVDPVRYQAADDLLLFIFLVLIVVGIVINTMRVNRMRERIRTQKQDLQQALARIEQLATLDELTGLPNRRFLQQALDAEGLRSQRSQVPWCVALIDLDNFKRINDTHGHATGDAVLKWFATQAKTFMRASDIVGRWGGEEFVVLMPATSLPDGVNGLQRLKAMLEAQPSSPPPEGLTITFSAGVAQHAKDDAVAHTLELADQLCYAAKRNGRNRIEK
- a CDS encoding ATP-binding protein → MKIFKTSSMRVRLLIGLMVASLGFWGAWFAVQAMLMSSQQNNRWDASMQAVGQQILMSMPALHPGGSSEPAFQLPSQVHVQPQLLSFQVWTRDGRSVLRSSNSPLEPWAPLSFDQPEAFHGVEVKGVEWRVYTINDASGRLQVQVGKSQPQLLSLIKLWLGYSIGTILLLMALLAGVTWTIICWSVAPVQAARQAIEERGPLDLTPLEVHDLPTEVKPLVEAFNAQLLRLETALQGERRFLADAAHELRTPLAALMAQAQLVKSASTLEESHASLAPLISGIERTARLTEQLLDLARLDAIEHPGGRPPVPLHEIVSLVVRDYDGTAQAASQRLQLRAEPCHARVDVDTVGVLMRNLIDNALRYAGAGARVEVVCREQEMHGQRHVVLSVRDDGPGVPEQEHGRIFDRFYRVPGTPGRGSGIGLSLVSRIASLHDAALETGTGLDGRGFGVTLRFGAAANDATSAAQPGVAAAGAKAGPFPAVVPPAQPS
- a CDS encoding response regulator transcription factor, with protein sequence MQLLLVEDDAMLAEALVTGLTRAGYKVDHAPDTPAARLALSDHAYSAVLLDLNLPGGSGLTVLRGVRERYDTTPVIILTARDQLSDRIAGLDAGADDYLVKPFQPDELAARLRAVLRRAQGRVAPVLTARNIRLDPATRSVTRDDEPVSLSLHEYRTLLAMMERQGRIVTRQQLEEAVYGGESSIESNTVAVYVHQLRKKLGDDLIVTVHGHGYKLNSAP
- a CDS encoding methyltransferase family protein, which gives rise to MTELILFIAGTAFFTYVSRHALRNPRSHGFWRFIAWECMLGLVILNFPMWTVDPFSPRQLVSWALLAASITLAIHAVQMLKRIGRPSEQRADAELFAFEKTSSLVTSGVFRYIRHPMYAALLYLAWGAFLKDVNAATAILTAVASIALFITALRDEAECLAHFGEAYAGYMRTSKRFVPFIF